A region of Arabidopsis thaliana chromosome 5, partial sequence DNA encodes the following proteins:
- a CDS encoding U-box domain-containing protein kinase family protein yields MMIKKNDDDNQILAVGNPEMGDGALIVAVAIKGNNSKTKGVVRWALQEFASQEHVVFKLLHVQPRDSNSVSTTRKDLTTSVYKKDVDRKTREMLLPSRDMFVHREVQLDIMVLESDDIADAISKAVQDHGISELVIGASSSIIFSWKLKRSNLSSRIADATPRFCSVHVISKGKLLNVRKSDMDTETSIADDRSESRFSSDSHSGTVSSTSSHQFSSTPLLFQRIQALTTVNQKVGTNIGKQNNEPHHHHHNRAGSLDVDESKLLNQKGFYRTSSSGIGYGGSDISSWRSSQMEEASSSSTYSDPTSSSSQIHKDFELEKLKIELRHIKGMYAVAQSEVIDASKKMQDLNQRRSEEATRLKNLTIREEEADEVVEMERERQEDAENEAELVRECIERETEERLEAEARAEEVRKEKQRLEDALEGGPLQRQQYMKFEWEEIVEATSSFSDELKIGVGGYGSVYRCNLHHTTVAVKVLHSDKSSLTKQFHQELEILSKIRHPHLLLLLGACPERGSLVYEYMHNGSLEERLMKRRPNVDTPQPPPLRWFERFRIAWEIASALYFLHTNEPRPIVHRDLKPANILLDRNNVSKIGDVGLSKMVNLDPSHASTVFNETGPVGTFFYIDPEYQRTGVVTPESDIYAFGIILLQLVTARSAMGLAHSIEKALRDQTGKFTEILDKTAGDWPVKEAKEMVMIGLRCAEMRKRDRPDLGKEILPVLERLKEVASIARNMFADNLIDHHHNAPTHFYCPITKDVMENPCVASDGYTYEKRAIKEWLQKNHKSPMTDLPFPSDSLLPNHSLLSAIKEWRSQLIK; encoded by the exons atgatgataaagaagaatgatgatgataatcagATCTTAGCCGTTGGAAATCCAGAGATGGGAGACGGAGCTTTAATCGTAGCGGTGGCTATCAAAGGGAACAATAGCAAAACCAAAGGCGTTGTTCGATGGGCACTTCAAGAATTTGCTTCTCAAGAACATGTCGTCTTCAAGCTCTTACATGTCCAACCAA GAGATTCGAATTCGGTTTCAACTACAAGAAAAGATTTGACCACAAGTGTTTACAAAAAAGATGTTGATAGAAAAACCAGAGAGATGCTTCTTCCAAGCAGAGACATGTTTGTTCATAGAGAG GTTCAATTGGATATAATGGTGCTTGAATCAGACGATATAGCTGATGCAATCTCTAAAGCAGTTCAAGATCATGGAATTAGTGAGCTAGTCATTGGAGCTTCCTCTTCAATCATCTTCTCATG GAAGTTGAAGAGAAGCAACTTGTCTTCAAGAATTGCAGATGCTACACCAAGATTTTGCTCAGTTCATGTTATCTCTAAAGGAAAGCTTCTCAATGTTCGTAAATCCGATATGGACACCGAAACGAGCATTGCAGACGATAGAAGCGAAAGCCGGTTCTCTTCAGATAGCCATTCAG GAACAGTAAGTTCGACATCGAGTCATCAATTCTCATCAACACCTTTACTCTTCCAACGAATCCAAGCCCTAACAACCGTGAACCAGAAGGTTGGAACAAACATTGGAAAACAGAACAATGAAccgcatcatcatcatcataacagAGCTGGGTCTCTAGACGTGGATGAATCAAAGTTACTGAACCAGAAGGGCTTTTATCGAACAAGCAGCTCCGGAATCGGGTATGGAGGAAGTGATATCAGTAGCTGGAGAAGCTCTCAGATGGAAGAGGCTTCAAGCTCAAGTACCTACAGTGACCCTACTTCATCTAGTAGCCAG ATACATAAAGACTTTGAGTTAGAGAAGCTGAAGATTGAACTCCGTCACATTAAAGGAATGTATGCAGTTGCTCAAAGCGAAGTCATCGATGCTTCTAAAaag aTGCAAGATCTGAACCAGCGGCGATCAGAGGAAGCTACAAGGCTCAAGAACTTAAcgataagagaagaagaagcggatGAAGTGGTGGAAATGGAGAGGGAGAGACAAGAGGATGCGGAAAACGAAGCTGAGCTCGTGAGAGAATGCATTGAGAGAGAAACCGAagagagacttgaggcggaAGCAAGAGCGGAAGAGGTTAGAAAAGAGAAGCAGAGGTTAGAGGATGCACTTGAAGGTGGACCGCTTCAACGCCAACAATACATGAAATTTGAGTGGGAAGAGATCGTCGAGGCGACGTCATCTTTCTCGGATGAACTTAAGATCGGAGTCGGTGGTTACGGAAGCGTATATAGGTGTAACTTGCATCACACGACAGTAGCTGTCAAGGTTCTTCATTCAGACAAAAGTAGTTTAACCAAACAGTTTCACCAAGAG CTTGAGATTCTTAGCAAGATTCGTCATCCACACTTGCTTCTCCTCCTAGGCGCGTGTCCTGAACGCGGAAGCTTAGTTTACGAGTATATGCACAACGGAAGCCTTGAGGAAAGACTCATGAAACGCCGACCAAACGTTGACACACCGCAACCGCCGCCATTACGGTGGTTCGAGCGGTTCCGAATCGCTTGGGAGATCGCTTCAGCACTCTACTTTCTCCACACAAACGAACCAAGACCAATCGTTCACCGCGATCTTAAACCAGCCAATATCCTCCTAGACCGGAACAATGTGAGCAAAATCGGAGACGTAGGCCTTTCCAAAATGGTTAATCTTGATCCTTCTCATGCCTCAACGGTTTTCAACGAAACCGGTCCAGTTGGAACATTCTTCTACATAGATCCTGAATACCAAAGAACCGGAGTGGTAACTCCCGAATCTGATATCTACGCGTTTGGAATCATACTTCTTCAGCTAGTCACAGCTAGATCCGCGATGGGTTTGGCTCATTCGATAGAGAAAGCGTTGAGAGATCAAACCGGGAAATTTACAGAGATCTTGGATAAAACTGCTGGAGATTGGCCGGTTAAGGAAGCTAAAGAGATGGTTATGATAGGGCTTAGATGTGCAGAGATGAGAAAGCGTGATCGTCCTGATTTAGGGAAAGAGATTTTGCCGGTTCTTGAACGGTTAAAGGAAGTTGCGTCTATCGCAAGGAACATGTTTGCTGATAACCTAATTGATCATCACCATAACGCTCCGACCCATTTCTACTGTCCAATAACAAAG GATGTGATGGAGAATCCATGTGTTGCTTCGGATGGATATACGTATGAGAAGAGAGCGATTAAGGAATGGCTTCAGAAGAATCATAAATCTCCAATGACGGATTTGCCCTTTCCTAgtgattctcttcttcctaatcattctcttctttctgCAATCAAGGAGTGGAGATCacaactaattaaataa
- a CDS encoding U-box domain-containing protein kinase family protein — MGDGALIVAVAIKGNNSKTKGVVRWALQEFASQEHVVFKLLHVQPRDSNSVSTTRKDLTTSVYKKDVDRKTREMLLPSRDMFVHREVQLDIMVLESDDIADAISKAVQDHGISELVIGASSSIIFSWKLKRSNLSSRIADATPRFCSVHVISKGKLLNVRKSDMDTETSIADDRSESRFSSDSHSGTVSSTSSHQFSSTPLLFQRIQALTTVNQKVGTNIGKQNNEPHHHHHNRAGSLDVDESKLLNQKGFYRTSSSGIGYGGSDISSWRSSQMEEASSSSTYSDPTSSSSQIHKDFELEKLKIELRHIKGMYAVAQSEVIDASKKMQDLNQRRSEEATRLKNLTIREEEADEVVEMERERQEDAENEAELVRECIERETEERLEAEARAEEVRKEKQRLEDALEGGPLQRQQYMKFEWEEIVEATSSFSDELKIGVGGYGSVYRCNLHHTTVAVKVLHSDKSSLTKQFHQELEILSKIRHPHLLLLLGACPERGSLVYEYMHNGSLEERLMKRRPNVDTPQPPPLRWFERFRIAWEIASALYFLHTNEPRPIVHRDLKPANILLDRNNVSKIGDVGLSKMVNLDPSHASTVFNETGPVGTFFYIDPEYQRTGVVTPESDIYAFGIILLQLVTARSAMGLAHSIEKALRDQTGKFTEILDKTAGDWPVKEAKEMVMIGLRCAEMRKRDRPDLGKEILPVLERLKEVASIARNMFADNLIDHHHNAPTHFYCPITKDVMENPCVASDGYTYEKRAIKEWLQKNHKSPMTDLPFPSDSLLPNHSLLSAIKEWRSQLIK, encoded by the exons ATGGGAGACGGAGCTTTAATCGTAGCGGTGGCTATCAAAGGGAACAATAGCAAAACCAAAGGCGTTGTTCGATGGGCACTTCAAGAATTTGCTTCTCAAGAACATGTCGTCTTCAAGCTCTTACATGTCCAACCAA GAGATTCGAATTCGGTTTCAACTACAAGAAAAGATTTGACCACAAGTGTTTACAAAAAAGATGTTGATAGAAAAACCAGAGAGATGCTTCTTCCAAGCAGAGACATGTTTGTTCATAGAGAG GTTCAATTGGATATAATGGTGCTTGAATCAGACGATATAGCTGATGCAATCTCTAAAGCAGTTCAAGATCATGGAATTAGTGAGCTAGTCATTGGAGCTTCCTCTTCAATCATCTTCTCATG GAAGTTGAAGAGAAGCAACTTGTCTTCAAGAATTGCAGATGCTACACCAAGATTTTGCTCAGTTCATGTTATCTCTAAAGGAAAGCTTCTCAATGTTCGTAAATCCGATATGGACACCGAAACGAGCATTGCAGACGATAGAAGCGAAAGCCGGTTCTCTTCAGATAGCCATTCAG GAACAGTAAGTTCGACATCGAGTCATCAATTCTCATCAACACCTTTACTCTTCCAACGAATCCAAGCCCTAACAACCGTGAACCAGAAGGTTGGAACAAACATTGGAAAACAGAACAATGAAccgcatcatcatcatcataacagAGCTGGGTCTCTAGACGTGGATGAATCAAAGTTACTGAACCAGAAGGGCTTTTATCGAACAAGCAGCTCCGGAATCGGGTATGGAGGAAGTGATATCAGTAGCTGGAGAAGCTCTCAGATGGAAGAGGCTTCAAGCTCAAGTACCTACAGTGACCCTACTTCATCTAGTAGCCAG ATACATAAAGACTTTGAGTTAGAGAAGCTGAAGATTGAACTCCGTCACATTAAAGGAATGTATGCAGTTGCTCAAAGCGAAGTCATCGATGCTTCTAAAaag aTGCAAGATCTGAACCAGCGGCGATCAGAGGAAGCTACAAGGCTCAAGAACTTAAcgataagagaagaagaagcggatGAAGTGGTGGAAATGGAGAGGGAGAGACAAGAGGATGCGGAAAACGAAGCTGAGCTCGTGAGAGAATGCATTGAGAGAGAAACCGAagagagacttgaggcggaAGCAAGAGCGGAAGAGGTTAGAAAAGAGAAGCAGAGGTTAGAGGATGCACTTGAAGGTGGACCGCTTCAACGCCAACAATACATGAAATTTGAGTGGGAAGAGATCGTCGAGGCGACGTCATCTTTCTCGGATGAACTTAAGATCGGAGTCGGTGGTTACGGAAGCGTATATAGGTGTAACTTGCATCACACGACAGTAGCTGTCAAGGTTCTTCATTCAGACAAAAGTAGTTTAACCAAACAGTTTCACCAAGAG CTTGAGATTCTTAGCAAGATTCGTCATCCACACTTGCTTCTCCTCCTAGGCGCGTGTCCTGAACGCGGAAGCTTAGTTTACGAGTATATGCACAACGGAAGCCTTGAGGAAAGACTCATGAAACGCCGACCAAACGTTGACACACCGCAACCGCCGCCATTACGGTGGTTCGAGCGGTTCCGAATCGCTTGGGAGATCGCTTCAGCACTCTACTTTCTCCACACAAACGAACCAAGACCAATCGTTCACCGCGATCTTAAACCAGCCAATATCCTCCTAGACCGGAACAATGTGAGCAAAATCGGAGACGTAGGCCTTTCCAAAATGGTTAATCTTGATCCTTCTCATGCCTCAACGGTTTTCAACGAAACCGGTCCAGTTGGAACATTCTTCTACATAGATCCTGAATACCAAAGAACCGGAGTGGTAACTCCCGAATCTGATATCTACGCGTTTGGAATCATACTTCTTCAGCTAGTCACAGCTAGATCCGCGATGGGTTTGGCTCATTCGATAGAGAAAGCGTTGAGAGATCAAACCGGGAAATTTACAGAGATCTTGGATAAAACTGCTGGAGATTGGCCGGTTAAGGAAGCTAAAGAGATGGTTATGATAGGGCTTAGATGTGCAGAGATGAGAAAGCGTGATCGTCCTGATTTAGGGAAAGAGATTTTGCCGGTTCTTGAACGGTTAAAGGAAGTTGCGTCTATCGCAAGGAACATGTTTGCTGATAACCTAATTGATCATCACCATAACGCTCCGACCCATTTCTACTGTCCAATAACAAAG GATGTGATGGAGAATCCATGTGTTGCTTCGGATGGATATACGTATGAGAAGAGAGCGATTAAGGAATGGCTTCAGAAGAATCATAAATCTCCAATGACGGATTTGCCCTTTCCTAgtgattctcttcttcctaatcattctcttctttctgCAATCAAGGAGTGGAGATCacaactaattaaataa
- a CDS encoding U-box domain-containing protein kinase family protein (U-box domain-containing protein kinase family protein; FUNCTIONS IN: ubiquitin-protein ligase activity, protein serine/threonine kinase activity, protein kinase activity, kinase activity, ATP binding; INVOLVED IN: protein amino acid phosphorylation, protein ubiquitination, response to stress; EXPRESSED IN: 21 plant structures; EXPRESSED DURING: 13 growth stages; CONTAINS InterPro DOMAIN/s: UspA (InterPro:IPR006016), Protein kinase, ATP binding site (InterPro:IPR017441), U box domain (InterPro:IPR003613), Serine/threonine-protein kinase domain (InterPro:IPR002290), Serine-threonine/tyrosine-protein kinase (InterPro:IPR001245), Protein kinase-like domain (InterPro:IPR011009), Serine/threonine-protein kinase, active site (InterPro:IPR008271), Protein kinase, catalytic domain (InterPro:IPR000719), Tyrosine-protein kinase, catalytic domain (InterPro:IPR020635); BEST Arabidopsis thaliana protein match is: U-box domain-containing protein kinase family protein (TAIR:AT4G25160.1).) → MGDGALIVAVAIKGNNSKTKGVVRWALQEFASQEHVVFKLLHVQPRDSNSVSTTRKDLTTSVYKKDVDRKTREMLLPSRDMFVHREVQLDIMVLESDDIADAISKAVQDHGISELVIGASSSIIFSWKLKRSNLSSRIADATPRFCSVHVISKGKLLNVRKSDMDTETSIADDRSESRFSSDSHSVSSTSSHQFSSTPLLFQRIQALTTVNQKVGTNIGKQNNEPHHHHHNRAGSLDVDESKLLNQKGFYRTSSSGIGYGGSDISSWRSSQMEEASSSSTYSDPTSSSSQIHKDFELEKLKIELRHIKGMYAVAQSEVIDASKKMQDLNQRRSEEATRLKNLTIREEEADEVVEMERERQEDAENEAELVRECIERETEERLEAEARAEEVRKEKQRLEDALEGGPLQRQQYMKFEWEEIVEATSSFSDELKIGVGGYGSVYRCNLHHTTVAVKVLHSDKSSLTKQFHQELEILSKIRHPHLLLLLGACPERGSLVYEYMHNGSLEERLMKRRPNVDTPQPPPLRWFERFRIAWEIASALYFLHTNEPRPIVHRDLKPANILLDRNNVSKIGDVGLSKMVNLDPSHASTVFNETGPVGTFFYIDPEYQRTGVVTPESDIYAFGIILLQLVTARSAMGLAHSIEKALRDQTGKFTEILDKTAGDWPVKEAKEMVMIGLRCAEMRKRDRPDLGKEILPVLERLKEVASIARNMFADNLIDHHHNAPTHFYCPITKDVMENPCVASDGYTYEKRAIKEWLQKNHKSPMTDLPFPSDSLLPNHSLLSAIKEWRSQLIK, encoded by the exons ATGGGAGACGGAGCTTTAATCGTAGCGGTGGCTATCAAAGGGAACAATAGCAAAACCAAAGGCGTTGTTCGATGGGCACTTCAAGAATTTGCTTCTCAAGAACATGTCGTCTTCAAGCTCTTACATGTCCAACCAA GAGATTCGAATTCGGTTTCAACTACAAGAAAAGATTTGACCACAAGTGTTTACAAAAAAGATGTTGATAGAAAAACCAGAGAGATGCTTCTTCCAAGCAGAGACATGTTTGTTCATAGAGAG GTTCAATTGGATATAATGGTGCTTGAATCAGACGATATAGCTGATGCAATCTCTAAAGCAGTTCAAGATCATGGAATTAGTGAGCTAGTCATTGGAGCTTCCTCTTCAATCATCTTCTCATG GAAGTTGAAGAGAAGCAACTTGTCTTCAAGAATTGCAGATGCTACACCAAGATTTTGCTCAGTTCATGTTATCTCTAAAGGAAAGCTTCTCAATGTTCGTAAATCCGATATGGACACCGAAACGAGCATTGCAGACGATAGAAGCGAAAGCCGGTTCTCTTCAGATAGCCATTCAG TAAGTTCGACATCGAGTCATCAATTCTCATCAACACCTTTACTCTTCCAACGAATCCAAGCCCTAACAACCGTGAACCAGAAGGTTGGAACAAACATTGGAAAACAGAACAATGAAccgcatcatcatcatcataacagAGCTGGGTCTCTAGACGTGGATGAATCAAAGTTACTGAACCAGAAGGGCTTTTATCGAACAAGCAGCTCCGGAATCGGGTATGGAGGAAGTGATATCAGTAGCTGGAGAAGCTCTCAGATGGAAGAGGCTTCAAGCTCAAGTACCTACAGTGACCCTACTTCATCTAGTAGCCAG ATACATAAAGACTTTGAGTTAGAGAAGCTGAAGATTGAACTCCGTCACATTAAAGGAATGTATGCAGTTGCTCAAAGCGAAGTCATCGATGCTTCTAAAaag aTGCAAGATCTGAACCAGCGGCGATCAGAGGAAGCTACAAGGCTCAAGAACTTAAcgataagagaagaagaagcggatGAAGTGGTGGAAATGGAGAGGGAGAGACAAGAGGATGCGGAAAACGAAGCTGAGCTCGTGAGAGAATGCATTGAGAGAGAAACCGAagagagacttgaggcggaAGCAAGAGCGGAAGAGGTTAGAAAAGAGAAGCAGAGGTTAGAGGATGCACTTGAAGGTGGACCGCTTCAACGCCAACAATACATGAAATTTGAGTGGGAAGAGATCGTCGAGGCGACGTCATCTTTCTCGGATGAACTTAAGATCGGAGTCGGTGGTTACGGAAGCGTATATAGGTGTAACTTGCATCACACGACAGTAGCTGTCAAGGTTCTTCATTCAGACAAAAGTAGTTTAACCAAACAGTTTCACCAAGAG CTTGAGATTCTTAGCAAGATTCGTCATCCACACTTGCTTCTCCTCCTAGGCGCGTGTCCTGAACGCGGAAGCTTAGTTTACGAGTATATGCACAACGGAAGCCTTGAGGAAAGACTCATGAAACGCCGACCAAACGTTGACACACCGCAACCGCCGCCATTACGGTGGTTCGAGCGGTTCCGAATCGCTTGGGAGATCGCTTCAGCACTCTACTTTCTCCACACAAACGAACCAAGACCAATCGTTCACCGCGATCTTAAACCAGCCAATATCCTCCTAGACCGGAACAATGTGAGCAAAATCGGAGACGTAGGCCTTTCCAAAATGGTTAATCTTGATCCTTCTCATGCCTCAACGGTTTTCAACGAAACCGGTCCAGTTGGAACATTCTTCTACATAGATCCTGAATACCAAAGAACCGGAGTGGTAACTCCCGAATCTGATATCTACGCGTTTGGAATCATACTTCTTCAGCTAGTCACAGCTAGATCCGCGATGGGTTTGGCTCATTCGATAGAGAAAGCGTTGAGAGATCAAACCGGGAAATTTACAGAGATCTTGGATAAAACTGCTGGAGATTGGCCGGTTAAGGAAGCTAAAGAGATGGTTATGATAGGGCTTAGATGTGCAGAGATGAGAAAGCGTGATCGTCCTGATTTAGGGAAAGAGATTTTGCCGGTTCTTGAACGGTTAAAGGAAGTTGCGTCTATCGCAAGGAACATGTTTGCTGATAACCTAATTGATCATCACCATAACGCTCCGACCCATTTCTACTGTCCAATAACAAAG GATGTGATGGAGAATCCATGTGTTGCTTCGGATGGATATACGTATGAGAAGAGAGCGATTAAGGAATGGCTTCAGAAGAATCATAAATCTCCAATGACGGATTTGCCCTTTCCTAgtgattctcttcttcctaatcattctcttctttctgCAATCAAGGAGTGGAGATCacaactaattaaataa
- a CDS encoding Protein kinase superfamily protein (Protein kinase superfamily protein; FUNCTIONS IN: protein serine/threonine kinase activity, protein kinase activity, kinase activity, ATP binding; INVOLVED IN: protein amino acid phosphorylation; LOCATED IN: endomembrane system; EXPRESSED IN: 16 plant structures; EXPRESSED DURING: 12 growth stages; CONTAINS InterPro DOMAIN/s: Protein kinase, catalytic domain (InterPro:IPR000719), Serine/threonine-protein kinase domain (InterPro:IPR002290), Serine-threonine/tyrosine-protein kinase (InterPro:IPR001245), Tyrosine-protein kinase, catalytic domain (InterPro:IPR020635), Protein kinase-like domain (InterPro:IPR011009); BEST Arabidopsis thaliana protein match is: Protein kinase superfamily protein (TAIR:AT5G07620.1); Has 83143 Blast hits to 82386 proteins in 2669 species: Archae - 65; Bacteria - 8087; Metazoa - 31019; Fungi - 5483; Plants - 27570; Viruses - 202; Other Eukaryotes - 10717 (source: NCBI BLink).) → MRKSHLVKLILAVSLPTTFLIMIAIIIIFIFCRRTTTETNEVQYDVESPYEKQEFSDNGSETEEELIIFNGGEDLTICDILDAPGEVIGKSSYGTLYKATLQRSGKVRVLRFLRPLCAVNSDSKEFNGVIESLGFVRHDNLVPLLGFYVGNRGEKLMIHPFFGSSGNLSAFIKFLAGGDVDAHKWSNILSITIGIAKALDHLHTGMQKPIVHGNLKSKNVLLDKSFRPRVSDFGLHLLLNLAAGQEVLEASAAEGYKAPELIKMKEVSKESDVYSFGVIMLELVSGKEPTNKNPTGSVLDRNRLSDLYRPEIIRRCLKDGNGVTEECVLEYFQLAMSCCSPSPTLRPSFKQVLRKLEEIRK, encoded by the exons ATGAGAAAATCCCATTTGGTAAAACTGATACTTGCAGTATCTCTACCAACAACATTCTTGATCATGATCGCCATCATCataatcttcatcttctgtagaagaacaacaacagagACCAATGAAGTTCAATACGACGTCGAATCTCCTTACGAGAAACAAGAATTTTCCGATAACGGATCCGAAACAGAGGAGGAGCTTATCATCTTCAACGGTGGAGAAGATCTAACGATCTGCGATATACTCGATGCTCCAGGAGAAGTCATCGGAAAATCAAGCTACGGTACATTATACAAAGCGACGTTACAAAGAAGTGGGAAAGTTAGAGTTCTTAGGTTCCTTCGACCTTTATGTGCTGTGAATTCAGATTCTAAGGAGTTTAATGGCGTCATTGAGTCACTTGGGTTTGTTCGACATGATAATCTCGTTCCTCTGTTAGGGTTTTACGTTGGCAACAGAGGAGAGAAGCTTATGATTCATCCCTTCTTCGGTAGTTCCGGGAATCTTTCTGCGTTCATCAAAT tTTTGGCAGGTGGAGATGTTGACGCACACAAATGGAGCAACATTTTGAGTATCACCATTGGAATAGCAAAAGCTCTTGATCATCTCCATACAGGAATGCAGAAACCGATTGTTCACGGAAATCTGAAGTCGAAAAATGTTCTACTAGACAAGAGTTTTAGGCCTAGAGTCTCTGATTTCGGCTTGCATTTGCTTTTGAACCTTGCAGCTGGGCAAGAGGTTCTAGAAGCTTCAGCTGCAGAGGGTTACAAAGCGCCTGAGTTGATCAAGATGAAGGAAGTAAGCAAGGAGAGTGATGTATATAGTTTCGGTGTGATCATGCTTGAGTTAGTCTCTGGTAAAGAGCCGACAAACAAGAATCCAACGGGATCTGTACTTGATCGTAATAGGTTGTCGGATTTGTACCGTCCTGAGATTATTAGGAGATGTCTGAAGGATGGAAATGGTGTGACCGAAGAGTGTGTCCTCGAGTACTTTCAGCTTGCAATGTCTTGTTGCTCTCCATCGCCTACTCTTAGGCCGAGCTTCAAGCAAGTATTGAGGAAGCTTGAAGAGATCAGGAAATGA